The sequence TCATGGCAGAGGATTTTGATGAGATGGAAGAGTTGGGGATTTATGAAATCATAGAGGAAGACTTGGCACTTTGCGAATTTATCGACGTGTCCAAGCATCCCGTTCAAGACATTGTCAGAAAAGGAATAGAACTAATTCAATATAGTTAATCAATATGAAGTTTCTACGTGATCTGTTAGATAAACAGAAGCCACTCTTTCAAAAGGGAGGTAAATTTGAGAATTTATATTACTTGTACGAAGCGGGGGAGACGTTCATGTTTTCTCCAAACCATACAACGGGTATAAAAGGAGCTCAGGTAAAAGATGCCATCGATCTGAAACGTATGATGATCACTGTGGTGGTAGCCCTTTTGCCTTGTCTGCTATTTGGGATTTACAATGTCGGCGAGCAGCACTTCCTAGCAGTAGGAGAGTCCGTTGGCTTTGGTGAAAAATTCCTGTTGGGCTTGAAATTGGTGTTACCAATTGTTATAGTAGCTTATGCAGCAGGGGGGATTGTGGAGGCGATCTTTGCCGTAATCCGTAAGCACCCTATCAACGAAGGTTTCTTGGTAACCGGGATGTTGGTGCCGTTGGTGGTACCTGCTACCATGCCGCTTTGGCAAGTAGCCTTGGCCACTATCTTCGCAGTAGTGATTGCCAAGGAAGTGTTTGGCGGTACTGGAATGAACATCTTAAACGTGGCAATGACCGCGAGGGCGTTCTTGTACTTTGCTTATCCTGCGCAGATATCAGGTGACCAGGTATGGACGTACTTGGGCGAAAAAACTGCCGTAGATGGTTTTTCAGGAGCAACTGCCCTGTCTGTAGCCTACGGCGCCGGTCAAAGCGGAGAAGCTGTGACAAGTGCCTTAGCTACGCATAATGCAGCCATTGGCGATCAGCTGTACAGCTTTGCCAATATGTTCTTTGGCTTTATCCCAGGGTCCATCGGTGAGACCTCTGCTTTGATGTGCCTGATCGGTGCGTTGATCCTTATCGCTACAGGCGTAGGAAGCTGGAAGATCATTGTAAGTGGATTTGCTGGAACTTATATCATGGGATTGATCATGAATGCCTTTGCAGCAAATGAGTTCATGGCGATGCCTGCACACTACCACCTTGTCATGGGAGGCGTGGCTTTCGGTATCGTGTTTATGGCTACAGATCCTGTTTCTGCATCACAGACAGAAAAAGGAAAATGGCTTTATGGCTTGCTGATCGGCTTCTTGACCGTCATCATTCGGGTAACCAACCCCGCATATCCAGAGGGCATTATGTTGGCGGTTCTATTGATGAACGTCTTTGCTCCACTTATTGATTATTATGTTGTAAAAGCAAACAAGAAAAGGAGGTTACAACGTGCAACAGTCTAATACATACATCATTACATTCTCGGTAATTCTTACCGTTGTTCTTGGGTTTTTACTTTCAGGCACGTCTCAGCTGCTGGGACCTATTCAGAAAGAAGCTGTAGCCTTGGATAATAAAAAGCAAATCTTGGGTGCAGTAATGGACGCAGAAAAAATTGCAGCCATGAAGCCCAAGGAGATCAATGAATATTATGAGAATACGATTTCTTCTAAGGTAGTGAATATCAATGGAGAAGAGGTGACAGAGCAGGAAGGTACGCAAGTTATTGCGGAAACGGTAGACGTGGCTAAGAACTATAAGAAACCTGCAGAGGAGCGTCTTTATCCGGTTTACATTTATCATGAAGAGGGAAGCGAAGACAAAGTAGTGGCCTATATCCTTCCGCTTTACGGTGCGGGGCTATGGGATTCCATTTGGGGATATTTGGCCCTCCAAACTGACCTGAACACCATCGAGGGGGTTACCTTTTCCCACGCTGGTGAGACACCGGGGCTTGGAGCGAGGATTACCTCTACTGAGGTTCAGCAGCGGTACCAAGGCAAAGAGATCTTTGGTGACGGAGGAGAGCTGGAAGCTGTAAGCATGCAAAAGGGTGAAGGCAAAGACTATTCCTCTCAACCGCACAAGGTGGATGGCATGTCTGGCGCTACCATTACCGGAGAAGGAGTGAATAAAATGCTTAAAAACTATCTCGGATATTACCAGTCTTACATGGACAAGGTAAAAGGAAAATCCTGATGATTGTTTGCCTTTAAAAATATTGTAGAACGTCTCAACATAATATGATATGAGTACAGAAACAGCAGAAAAGACAGAAATCAAAAAGCCGGCTGAGGCGCTTCTGTCAAAGCGAAGAAAAAAATTAATATCTGATCCATTGGTAGATGATAACCCAATTACCATTCAGGTATTGGGGATTTGTTCTGCACTGGCGGTGACCACACAGATGAAGCCTACCTTGGTAATGGCATTGTCGGTAATTTTCGTGATCGTGATGTCTAACCTGACCATCTCCATCATGAGGAATACCATCCCTACCCGTGTTCGGATTATCGTTCAGTTGGCCGTAGTGGCCACCTTGGTGACGCTGGTAAATGAGATTCTTAAGGCTTTTGCTTATGATATGTACAAAGAGTTGTCCGTATTCGTAGGTTTGATCATTACCAACTGTATCGTAATGGGAAGGCTAGAGGCATTTGCTTTAGGTAATAAACCATATGATTCCGTATTGGATGGATTTGGAAGTGCACTGGGGTATTCTTGGATCATTCTGACAGTAGCTTTCTTTAGAGAATTATGGGGATCAGGTTCCGTATTCGGTATTCCTGTTTTCGATACCGTTTCTTCTTGGTTTGGAGAAGATTTCTCTCTGGCAACAAACGGTCTGATGGTGAGCCCTGTGGGTGCCTTTATCATCTTGGGATTGATCATTTGGGTACAGCGTACCAAGACAGGTTATGTAGAACATTAAAATATTGCTAAGAGATGGAATTATTTAGCTTAGGAATTCGGTCAATCTTTATTGACAATATGGTATTTGCTTACTTCTTGGGAATGTGTTCCTTTTTGGCCGTTTCCAAAAAAGTAAGTACCGCGCTAGGACTTGGTGCTGCTGTAATCTTCGTATTGACCATTACGGTGCCCTTGAACTGGCTTTTAAATGAATTTGTATTGAAGGAAGGGGCGTTGTCTTTTCTAGGAGAGTCTTTTGCCACGATTGATCTCACGTTCTTGAGGTTTATCATGTTTATCGCAATCATCGCCGCGATGGTGCAGCTGGTGGAAATGGTCGTAGAAAAGTTTGCTCCTGCACTTTACGGTGCCTTGGGGATCTTCCTTCCTCTGATCGCTGTAAACTGTGCCATCCTAGGTGGATCACTCTTTATGGCACAAAGAGACTACACGTTGGCTGAAGCCGGTGTTTATGGCTTTGGTTCCGGTACTGGATTTTTCCTTGCCATTGTAGCCCTTGCGGCCATCCGTGAAAAATTGAAATATTCCAATGTCCCTAATGGACTGAAAGGTCTAGGGATTACGATGCTGATTACCGGATTGATGGGAATTGCCTTCATGTCATTTATGGGCATTGACCTGTAATTCAGGTAAACGCATAAAATTTAATAAAAAGCCCTATCTTTTGATAGGGCTTTTTTATTGTTTTCATTAATTCAGGCATTATTTTTATACGTTAATGTTCAGATCAAAACATTAGAACTATGTCATTTACCTCTAAGCGTGTCGTAAACTATTTCTTTAAAGGGTTGCTCTTTGTGGCTCCATTGGCCCTGACGGCATATATCATTTATTATATTGTCCAGTTCTTGGATAACTTGTTGCCAGTACCGGTGCCAGGGCTCGGTATTTTGATCGTTTTTGGATTGATTACATTTATTGGTTACTTGGCCAATATTTTCATTACCAGGCCCATTTTTGAATTGATTGAAAAGTGGCTGTTCCGGATTCCTTTGGTGAATATCCTCTATACCAGCATCAAAGATTTGATGTCTGCCTTCGTAGGCGATAAAAAGAAATTCAATACCCCGGTGATCGTCAAGCTTTCCGAACATGTGAGCCGTCTGGGCTTTATGACCCAAGAGGATTTATCCATGATCGATGAGGAGGAATTAGTGGCCATCTACCTTCCGCACTCTTATAACTTTAGCGGTAATTGCTTCTTGGTTCCTCGGGCAAACGTAAGGATTCTAAAAGGAGCCAATAGCACTGAGGTGATGAAGTTTATTGTTTCAGGGGGTGTTTCTGAATTGAGCGAGCCAAAAAAATAAAAACATTCATGAATTAGGACTTCACAAACGGGAATGAAAGAGGAGTTTATCCGTATAAGTAGAATATTCACATTCACTTATCGGTTATGTCATCACAAATTGAATTCGAACAGGTGATCCAGCGGGGCTGTGGCCTCGATGTTCACCAAAAGACGGTAGTGGCCACAGTCAGTGGCATTGACGTTGAGATTGATACCCGTACCTTCGGGACCTTTACTGCTCAGATCGAGGAGCTTAAAACATGGCTGAATTCCCTTTCCATTACCCACATTGCGATGGAAAGTACCGGAGTTTATTGGAAACCTGTCTACAACATCCTGGAAGAGGATTTTAAGATTATCCTGGTAAATGCCCGGCATATCAAGAATGTTCCCGGTCATAAGACAGATAAGAAAGACAGTGAATGGATTGCCAAATTGCTTCTAAGCGGTCTGTTAAAGGGGAGCTTTGTCCCTACCGAGTGGATAAGAGAGCTACGTGATCTTTGCAGGTATAAACGTAAGCTGATCGCACAGCGGGTCGCCCAACGCAACAGGTTGCATAAAATCCTGGAAGATGCCAATATCAAACTGGCCTCAGTGGCTTCGGATATCTTTGGGGTCACAGGTACGCTCATCATAGATGCCTTGATCCGGAAACAGGATGATCCTGAATACCTGGCCAACCTTGCCAAAGGTTCCTTGCGCAAAAAGATGGCGGACCTCAAACTTTCTCTGCAGGGAAGACTCACCGAACATCACCGGTTCATGCTGGCCACACTCCGTGATTCCATTGATTCGATCAACGCCCAGATCGGGCACATCGAGGCTAGAATTGAGCGTTATGCAGTCGAGCTTCAACAAGAGGTCGATTTACTCCAGACCATACCCGGAATAGGTAAAGAAACCGCCATGAATATCCTGGCCGAGTCAGGCAATGACATGGAGGTTTTTCCTGATCACAAACACCTGGCATCATGGGCAGGTGTCTCCCCGGGCAACAACGAAAGTGCAGGCAAGAAGAAGTCAACCCGCATCACACATGGGAACAAATACTTGAAAACTGCATTGGTCGAAGCTGCTTGGGCCGCATCACACACAAAGGACACCTATTTGGGCCGCAAATATGGGGCAATAGCTGCTCGCCGCGGATCTAAAAAGGCCCTGATTGCCGTAGCTCATAAAATCTTGACCGGACTGTATTACATCCTCAAAAACAAGGAGCCCTACCTAGAGCCTGACGATACAACCTATCAGGAAAAAAGAAAGCAGGCGCAGATTAAGAAATCCTTAGAGCGCCTGCGCGGGCTCGGAGTCCAAGTGGACATCCGTCCCAATTAAGATTAAGTGAAAGTTCGAGCTTTTATTGGTGATTTACAAGTCCCGGAATAAAAACTGAACTCATAGGCCAAGAACAAACGGTTATTGCTTCGAGCATGTAGAAAAAATTTTACTCTCTAACTTGGCCTAACTTAATTTATAGTCCTTTAAAAAACCTTTCAAAGGATAGCAAAACTATGCCCTACCAGTTTTAAAAATGACTGAACAAGCCTATTTTTAGATTTTCTCTTTCAGAAAAAAAGCTCCAGAATGGAGCTTTTTCATTTTGATTTTATACTCATCATTAGATTTGAGCTTCTAGCTTTTGAGCCAGTACTGATTTTGGTACAGCACCAACTTGCTTGTCTACTACCTCACCATTTTTAAAGAAGAGTAGGGTAGGGATACTTCTGATGCCAAACTTAGAGGCTACAGCAGGGTTTGCATCTACATCGACTTTACCTATCACCGCTTTTCCATCGTATTCACCAGCAATTTCTTCGACTACTGGCCCGATCATTTTACAGGGTCCGCACCACTCAGCCCAGAAATCAACTAGGATCGGTTGGTCTGATTTGATGATTTCCTCAAAATTTGCGTCGGTAATTTCAATTGCTTTTGCCATTTTATTATTTGTTTTAAGTTTCAATTTTCCTCAAATATAATATTCTAAAGTATTTTAGGTTTTATTTAGTTCCTTAATGAGGAAAATATTTTATCGAATGCCCTTATACTTGTCGTATTAAAGGATTTTGTATTGTACTTCTGGAATGTCTTCCAGTGCTTTGATCATGTCTTGAGAAGGATCTATCAAAAACTTGGTTGACCTCAAATCCACGGCAATTCTTTCCTTGACATCCGTGACATTGATGTACAATTTCGCTTCTCCTTTATACTTGGAGGTAATGGCTTCAAGCCTTTCCATCAAGTCCAGGGTAAGGTCATCCAAGCTAATGTTTAAGCGAAGGCCCTTGACCATTTTGCCTCGAACTTCATTCAGGAGCATGATGTTGCCTACTTTAAACTCCAGCTCATCAGGATTCCACCGTTTTCCCTGCACACTACCGGTGACATAGAGGAACCATCCCGTCATGAAGTATTCCTTGTACTTGATATAATCCTCACCAAAAAGGAAGAAAGTATGTCCCCCATTGTAATCCTCCAATGTCAGGGTACCAAAAGGATTTCCGTTTTTGGTTGTCCGGTGCGCAAAAGAGGTGACCACTCCAGCTGCTTTTATTTCCCCTTTGGTTTTTAAGGCTTCGGTGTTGGCAAATTCTGACAGTGGTGTGTTGGTAAAGGAATCAAATTCCACCTTGAACTGATCCAGCGGATGACCTGAGATGTAAAGCCCCACAACTTCCTTCTCAATGTTTAGCTGTTGCAATTGGCTAAAAGGCTCTATAGGGGTAATGCTGGGCATGGGGACTTCCATTCCCGATCCTCCTCCAAAGAGGGATACTTGAGAGCTTTCTGCTTCTTGAGCCTTCTTCTGGGCGTATTTTACCGCCTTTTCTATCAGCGTCGCATCATTCTCCGGAGCTTCCAGGTATTGGCGTCTGTGGTGGTCAGGGAAGCAGTCAAACCCACCTGCCATGGCCAGTGATTCTAAAGTCTTTTTGTTGACCGAGCGCAGATTTACCCGTTGAGTAAAATCAAAAATGCTTTTATAGGGGCCGTTTTCTGCTCTTTCTTCGATCACGGAATGTACCGCCGCACCACCAGCCCCCTTGATGGCAGCCAGTCCAAAGCGGATTTGGCCTTCTTGGTTTACTGTAAAGCCATCCTTCGATTCGTTCACATCCGGGCCAAGCACTTCGATTCCCATCCGCTTGCACTCTTCCATGAAGAAGGTCACCTGAGTGATATCATTCATGTTATTGCTCAGGACAGATGCCATGTACTCTGCAGGGTAATGGGCTTTTAGGTAAGCCGTTTGGTAGGCCACCCAGGCATAACAGGTGGAGTGCGATTTGTTAAAGGCATAAGAGGCAAAGGCTTCCCAATCCTTCCAGATTTTTTCGAGCTTGGCTTTGTCATGGCCTTTTTCTGCGGCTTGGTTGACAAATTTCGGCTTCATCTTATCCAGCACGTCACGGAGCTTCTTACCCATGGCTTTCCGCAAGACGTCGGCTTCACCTTTGGTAAATCCCGCGAGTTTTTGAGAAAGCAACATCACCTGTTCCTGGTAAACCGTAATCCCATAGGTCTCTTGGAGGTATTCTTCCATGTCGTCCAGGTCATAGGCAATGGGCTCTAAGCCATGTTTCCTCTTGATAAAACTCGGAATATACTCCAGCGGTCCTGGACGGTAAAGGGCGTTCATGGCGATCAAATCCGCGAAAACCGTGGGCTTTAGCTCACGCATGTATTTCTGCATGCCAGGGGATTCATACTGGAAGATCCCTACCGTTTCTCCACGTTGGAAGAGCTCGTATGTTTCTTTGTCGTCGATAGGGAAGTTCTCAGGATCCAGCTCGATGCCGTGACGTTCCTTCACGATGCGCACGGCATCCTTGATCAGGGTAAGGGTCTTTAAGCCCAAAAAGTCCATTTTCAGTAGGCCGGCATTCTCTACGACGGAGTTGTCAAACTGCGTACAGTACATGTCTGAGTCCTTCGCCAAGGCCACCGGGACAAAATTCGTGATGTCATCCGGGGTGATGATCACCCCACAGGCATGGATGCCGGTATTCCGGACGGAGCCTTCCAGGATCTTGGCCTGATTGATGGTCTTGGAAAGGTCGTCATTACCTTTGGAGATATTGATCAGCTCGTAAGCTTTATCAATGTTCTCCGAATTGTTTTTCAGCTTTTCAGCTAACTTTCCCCGGTCATTTGCCAAGCCAAAAAGTGCTTTGAGCTTTATGTCGGGTACCAGCTTGGCCAGACGGTCTGCATCTGAGAGCGGTAGGTCCAAAGCCCTTGCCGTATCACGAATGGCAGATTTTGCCGCCATGGTACCGTAGGTAATGATCTGAGCCACCTGATTGGCACCGTATTTTTCGATGACATAATCGATGACTTTCTGGCGACCATGATCATCGAAGTCAATATCAATATCGGGAAGGGAAACCCTGTCCGGGTTGAGGAATCTCTCAAAAAGGAGGTCGTAGGCGACTGGGTCCACATTGGTGATGCCGATGCAGTAGGCGACGGCCGAGCCCGCAGCAGATCCCCGGCCTGGCCCTACTGACACACCCATTTCGCGTGCCGCGGTCGTAAAGTCCTGAACGATCAAGAAATACCCTGGATATCCTGTATTCGCAATAATGGAAAGTTCAAAGTCCAGTCGTTCCCTGATTTCCTCTGTGATTTCAGGATACCGCCTTTTGGCTCCTTCGTAGGTGAGGTGTCGCAAATAGGCATTCTCTCCACGCTTCCCGCCATCTTCGTCGTCTTGAGGGTCTTGAAACTGTTCCGGGATGTTGAATTTAGGAAGTAAAACTTCTCTCGCCAGCTTATAGGGCTCTACCTTTTCAATGATTTCATTGGTGCATTCGATGGCTTCGGGCAGGTCCGCAAAGAGCTTTTTCATCTCCTCTGGCGTTTTGATATAGAATTCCTCATTTGGAAAACCATAGCGAAATTCCCTGCCTTTTTTGCCAATATACCTTTTGGGCTTGTCAACTTTCTCTCCGTCCTTTACACAAAGTAGGATATCGTGCGCCTTGGCGTCATTCTTGGTGTTATAATAGGTGTTATTGGCAGCAAAATACTTGACATCGTATTTTTGGGCAAAGCGCAGGAGCACTTCGTTTACTTTTTCTTCTTCAGGAATGCCGTGGCGGTTCAGCTCCACATAAAAATCCTCTCCAAACTGCTCCTTCCACCAAACAAAAGCTTCTTCCGCTTGCGTCTCTCCCACATTCAGGATCAGAAACGGTACCTCACCCCAAAGTCCTCCTGTGGTGGCAATGATGTCCCCTTTGTATTGGACCAACAGTTCCTTGTCTATCCGAGGTACATAATAAAAGCCTTGGGTATAGGCAAATGATGCCAGCTTGGCCAAATTGTGATATCCTGTTTTGTTTTTGGCCAGCAATACAGCTTGGAAACCATCGTCTTTCTGGGACTTGTTCTGATGGTCCCGACAAATGTTAAACTCGCAGCCCACTACTGGCTTGATGTCATTGTCCATGGCTGCTTTTACGAAGTGGAAAGCAGCCATCATGTTGCCATGATCGGTCATGGCAATGGCCGGCATGTTAAATTCCTTTGCCCTTGCGACCATGGCGGGAATCTCAGATGTGGCCTGTAGAATGGAATATTGCGTGTGAACGTGTAAGTGGCTAAAAGGAGTGTCCACTAAATCACTGATGTCCGCTCTTCGGGCCTGCTTGATGATATCTTGAGCCGCCTGCTTTTGCTGGTCTTTGGCTGCAGCAAAGTTGGCAGCATCCAGCTTTGGTGGCTCGTAAATGACTTCCTCTACGGCAATTCCGTCCTCTGGGGGCTGCACCTTGGCCGTGATCAGCCCAAAGAAACATTTGGCCGTGGCATCTACGTCATAGGCAGCATCGTGGGCATCCTCGAAGCCTACACCAAAGAGCTTCTGATGCAGTTCGGTCAAGGTGGGCCATTTGTACTTTCCGCCTTTTCCACCTGGGATCGCACAGAAATCCGTGGAGATGTCCTTGGTATCCAGCTCTTTCTTTTCCAAGAGCTGCATGGGCAAGTCCACGCGTAAAAATTCCGCTCCGCAAACATTGATGTCAAAACCAATATTATGACCGACCAAGTATTGGGCTTTCTCTACATCCTTATGGAAAATCTCCAAGACTTTTTTCAGGTCATGCCCTTCCTTTAATGCCCGGTCAGTAGAGATTCCGTGAACCTTTTCGGCATTGTATGGAATGGTAAAGCCTTCCGGTTTGACAATGTAATTTTGATTTGAAATCAGCTTGCCCCGCTCATCATGCAGCTGCCATGCCAGCTGGACCAGTCGCGGCCAGTTGTCCAGATCGGTGACAGGGGCATTGTAATTTCTGGGTAAACCAGTGGTTTCGGTATCAAAAATAATGTACATATAGATCCTTGGATTTTGGAATTTGGGGAAACTAAATTAAGCTTAATCTTTTGAAACTACCAGAGGGAAGGCGGTAATTGTCGCAGTATTTTAAGGGATGGGTAGAGGGGAATCGTTGAAGCAATAATTTGATTTTTATATTGGCCTTGTAACTGGATATGGTGGTGCCGCTTACCATGAAGATCAAGGCATATAAGGATCATCCTATTTTGGAATGGTCAATAGAAATGGCTTTACCATTGCTACCGTAATGCTGGTGTTCTAAAATGTGTGGCCCCTTTCCAAAGAACGGCTGGTGAATAGCATGGAGAGGATGGATGTGTCACACCTGAGGGGGGGCTAAAAAAGCATACTGGAGTACTAACTTATTGAAAATATGGTTCTAACAGGGTGGGAGCAAATGATATTAACCTAATATAGGTGCGGAATTCAGGTTTTTTAGGTGCGTTTGCCACTCGCTATTCTTTTTTATATACAGGTTTTTTGTTATATTGAAGTGTAAAGTTTTAGACAGATATTTTGTCAGAATCACACCGAAATACAGTTTGTCTTCTCTTCTTTTTAAGAAAACCACAAGATAATTATGGGAAAAACAATTATTGTCTCTAACAGGCTGCCTGTTAGTTTACGGCATAAAAACGGGAAATTTGAATTTAAACCCAGTGCAGGTGGATTGGCCACTGGCTTGGGTTCCATCTATAAGGAAGGAGAGAATATATGGATCGGCTGGCCAGGCAATGACGTGGAAGATCCGGAGCAGCGTGCAGAAATTATCATTGAGCTGCATGAATTGAAAATGGCCCCTGTTTTTTTGACCAGGGAGGACATTGAGCAGTTTTATGAGGGATTTAGCAATGAGACCCTTTGGCCGGCATTTCACTATTTCACCCAAAACATCAATTATGACGAGCACCATTGGGAGGCTTACGTCAGGGTAAACAAGATGTTTTGTGATGCCATCTTGAAGAAAGCGGATCCCGATGATACCATTTGGGTGCATGATTATCAGTTGCTGTTGCTGCCTCAGATGCTTCGGGAGAAATTGCCCAATGCTACCATTGCCTTTTTCCAGCACATTCCTTTTCCTTCGTATGAGGTGGTGAGGATGTTGCCATGGCGCCATGAGATTTTGGCGGGGATGTGTGGGGCGGATTTGATCGGCTTCCATACTTATGATGACATGAGGCACTTTTTGAGTGCCGTGGGACGCATCATGGGCTTGTCCAATGAGAGTGGCTATATCCAAGCTGAAAACCGGCTGATCAATGTGGACAGTTTCCCAATGGGCATTGATTATGATAAGTTTGCCAAGTCGGCAAAATCCAAAAAGACACAGACCATTGCCAAGAAGTTTTTGGAGTTGCTGGGGGATCAGAAGCTGTTGCTTTCTATTGACCGTTTGGATTAC comes from Echinicola vietnamensis DSM 17526 and encodes:
- a CDS encoding NADH:ubiquinone reductase (Na(+)-transporting) subunit B, which codes for MKFLRDLLDKQKPLFQKGGKFENLYYLYEAGETFMFSPNHTTGIKGAQVKDAIDLKRMMITVVVALLPCLLFGIYNVGEQHFLAVGESVGFGEKFLLGLKLVLPIVIVAYAAGGIVEAIFAVIRKHPINEGFLVTGMLVPLVVPATMPLWQVALATIFAVVIAKEVFGGTGMNILNVAMTARAFLYFAYPAQISGDQVWTYLGEKTAVDGFSGATALSVAYGAGQSGEAVTSALATHNAAIGDQLYSFANMFFGFIPGSIGETSALMCLIGALILIATGVGSWKIIVSGFAGTYIMGLIMNAFAANEFMAMPAHYHLVMGGVAFGIVFMATDPVSASQTEKGKWLYGLLIGFLTVIIRVTNPAYPEGIMLAVLLMNVFAPLIDYYVVKANKKRRLQRATV
- the nqrC gene encoding NADH:ubiquinone reductase (Na(+)-transporting) subunit C, which encodes MQQSNTYIITFSVILTVVLGFLLSGTSQLLGPIQKEAVALDNKKQILGAVMDAEKIAAMKPKEINEYYENTISSKVVNINGEEVTEQEGTQVIAETVDVAKNYKKPAEERLYPVYIYHEEGSEDKVVAYILPLYGAGLWDSIWGYLALQTDLNTIEGVTFSHAGETPGLGARITSTEVQQRYQGKEIFGDGGELEAVSMQKGEGKDYSSQPHKVDGMSGATITGEGVNKMLKNYLGYYQSYMDKVKGKS
- a CDS encoding NADH:ubiquinone reductase (Na(+)-transporting) subunit D, whose protein sequence is MSTETAEKTEIKKPAEALLSKRRKKLISDPLVDDNPITIQVLGICSALAVTTQMKPTLVMALSVIFVIVMSNLTISIMRNTIPTRVRIIVQLAVVATLVTLVNEILKAFAYDMYKELSVFVGLIITNCIVMGRLEAFALGNKPYDSVLDGFGSALGYSWIILTVAFFRELWGSGSVFGIPVFDTVSSWFGEDFSLATNGLMVSPVGAFIILGLIIWVQRTKTGYVEH
- the nqrE gene encoding NADH:ubiquinone reductase (Na(+)-transporting) subunit E yields the protein MELFSLGIRSIFIDNMVFAYFLGMCSFLAVSKKVSTALGLGAAVIFVLTITVPLNWLLNEFVLKEGALSFLGESFATIDLTFLRFIMFIAIIAAMVQLVEMVVEKFAPALYGALGIFLPLIAVNCAILGGSLFMAQRDYTLAEAGVYGFGSGTGFFLAIVALAAIREKLKYSNVPNGLKGLGITMLITGLMGIAFMSFMGIDL
- a CDS encoding DUF502 domain-containing protein, whose amino-acid sequence is MSFTSKRVVNYFFKGLLFVAPLALTAYIIYYIVQFLDNLLPVPVPGLGILIVFGLITFIGYLANIFITRPIFELIEKWLFRIPLVNILYTSIKDLMSAFVGDKKKFNTPVIVKLSEHVSRLGFMTQEDLSMIDEEELVAIYLPHSYNFSGNCFLVPRANVRILKGANSTEVMKFIVSGGVSELSEPKK
- a CDS encoding IS110 family transposase, which codes for MSSQIEFEQVIQRGCGLDVHQKTVVATVSGIDVEIDTRTFGTFTAQIEELKTWLNSLSITHIAMESTGVYWKPVYNILEEDFKIILVNARHIKNVPGHKTDKKDSEWIAKLLLSGLLKGSFVPTEWIRELRDLCRYKRKLIAQRVAQRNRLHKILEDANIKLASVASDIFGVTGTLIIDALIRKQDDPEYLANLAKGSLRKKMADLKLSLQGRLTEHHRFMLATLRDSIDSINAQIGHIEARIERYAVELQQEVDLLQTIPGIGKETAMNILAESGNDMEVFPDHKHLASWAGVSPGNNESAGKKKSTRITHGNKYLKTALVEAAWAASHTKDTYLGRKYGAIAARRGSKKALIAVAHKILTGLYYILKNKEPYLEPDDTTYQEKRKQAQIKKSLERLRGLGVQVDIRPN
- the trxA gene encoding thioredoxin, encoding MAKAIEITDANFEEIIKSDQPILVDFWAEWCGPCKMIGPVVEEIAGEYDGKAVIGKVDVDANPAVASKFGIRSIPTLLFFKNGEVVDKQVGAVPKSVLAQKLEAQI
- the dnaE gene encoding DNA polymerase III subunit alpha, giving the protein MYIIFDTETTGLPRNYNAPVTDLDNWPRLVQLAWQLHDERGKLISNQNYIVKPEGFTIPYNAEKVHGISTDRALKEGHDLKKVLEIFHKDVEKAQYLVGHNIGFDINVCGAEFLRVDLPMQLLEKKELDTKDISTDFCAIPGGKGGKYKWPTLTELHQKLFGVGFEDAHDAAYDVDATAKCFFGLITAKVQPPEDGIAVEEVIYEPPKLDAANFAAAKDQQKQAAQDIIKQARRADISDLVDTPFSHLHVHTQYSILQATSEIPAMVARAKEFNMPAIAMTDHGNMMAAFHFVKAAMDNDIKPVVGCEFNICRDHQNKSQKDDGFQAVLLAKNKTGYHNLAKLASFAYTQGFYYVPRIDKELLVQYKGDIIATTGGLWGEVPFLILNVGETQAEEAFVWWKEQFGEDFYVELNRHGIPEEEKVNEVLLRFAQKYDVKYFAANNTYYNTKNDAKAHDILLCVKDGEKVDKPKRYIGKKGREFRYGFPNEEFYIKTPEEMKKLFADLPEAIECTNEIIEKVEPYKLAREVLLPKFNIPEQFQDPQDDEDGGKRGENAYLRHLTYEGAKRRYPEITEEIRERLDFELSIIANTGYPGYFLIVQDFTTAAREMGVSVGPGRGSAAGSAVAYCIGITNVDPVAYDLLFERFLNPDRVSLPDIDIDFDDHGRQKVIDYVIEKYGANQVAQIITYGTMAAKSAIRDTARALDLPLSDADRLAKLVPDIKLKALFGLANDRGKLAEKLKNNSENIDKAYELINISKGNDDLSKTINQAKILEGSVRNTGIHACGVIITPDDITNFVPVALAKDSDMYCTQFDNSVVENAGLLKMDFLGLKTLTLIKDAVRIVKERHGIELDPENFPIDDKETYELFQRGETVGIFQYESPGMQKYMRELKPTVFADLIAMNALYRPGPLEYIPSFIKRKHGLEPIAYDLDDMEEYLQETYGITVYQEQVMLLSQKLAGFTKGEADVLRKAMGKKLRDVLDKMKPKFVNQAAEKGHDKAKLEKIWKDWEAFASYAFNKSHSTCYAWVAYQTAYLKAHYPAEYMASVLSNNMNDITQVTFFMEECKRMGIEVLGPDVNESKDGFTVNQEGQIRFGLAAIKGAGGAAVHSVIEERAENGPYKSIFDFTQRVNLRSVNKKTLESLAMAGGFDCFPDHHRRQYLEAPENDATLIEKAVKYAQKKAQEAESSQVSLFGGGSGMEVPMPSITPIEPFSQLQQLNIEKEVVGLYISGHPLDQFKVEFDSFTNTPLSEFANTEALKTKGEIKAAGVVTSFAHRTTKNGNPFGTLTLEDYNGGHTFFLFGEDYIKYKEYFMTGWFLYVTGSVQGKRWNPDELEFKVGNIMLLNEVRGKMVKGLRLNISLDDLTLDLMERLEAITSKYKGEAKLYINVTDVKERIAVDLRSTKFLIDPSQDMIKALEDIPEVQYKIL